The DNA segment atttatattttgtatttcttaccaTGAACAgcacaggccatgcactcctgtattactttgtataaggaaacagtggcaagtcaagtgtctgcgtgtgggcccctcgttgaacactattctaaggcactaagttgtttgccttggactcaatagttcatgcgcttctagctgaaaaaataagtaatgtttcgttcaattttgactacaagaactttgctaactaggcagcatgttgaggatacattagatttactgcaggtcaaccggcattagtgccttgcttgacaagggcatgggcaagaactgcaattagaaaattgctcttagcagtcactgcgaagccgccgcggtggctgagtggttatggcactcggctgctggcccgaaagacgtgaattcaatcccggccgcagcggtcaaatttcgatggaggcgaaattattgaggcccgtgtactgtgcggtgtcagagcactctaaagaaccccaggtggtcgatacttctggagcccttcattacggtgtccctcatagcctgagtcgctttgggacgttaaacccatataaaccaaaccagtcactgcgtgttgatttaaacactggcagtgctcctatttttattttcagtatttgctaccacacatactaatctgcgattttcaaggatgaagtcaattccttttcaataattgtgcagttaaagttgcatgttctaaaattcgaagcaagcagttgccttttgtacttcacactcatatcagaactcaccactattgcatgacaccatcaacatcaaggtgcaagtcttgtgttggtaataaacgaaatggtTTCTACTTTCTTGtttcaacaggcgttaaagcatactgctgttgttgctgtgaagcatacaaatacaattattatcatattcctggctgcaaatatggctaagaatttttatatgcggtttctttttcctttaggtgcatctgaattcaaggtagagaaggcaatgtatgacaccgtgaagggaatcccaatttatgcagtatttcacaagagaactgccattcccatctggtcaacagaagcagttgtactctgcagttccagtggcaagtgctcaggaggtgacagcggaaggcaaggaaaaggttctccacaaggctcagaatagagggctgggatagtcggttctgggaagaattatgagacatcattccagcgcacaaaaattatgtccggtgtccgtggtgtctatcctcttcgttcgtgtatttttgtgcgctgtagtgtgaaaatggatgcactgagaggtaattgctagctgtagctggatttatctcaggggcatatactcactccatcagtgtatgtgagaattacgactcaggtttgttagtggtttataatatgaaagcgccaaacaaaggataatgccagacatacaagacgtgatcaaataattgtagatgtcttcatgtgaaagtttatttacaggaggttaattgatgcgttcagttagctcgtgtgaggataaaagcagcttaaaagcctaggctctatgttcagtgcggcagtgcataatcagtgaaattactcataatgaacaacttttagtgaatatgtacttctcatgccatggaaacagaagatggacggtacttagcagtcatttgccctgaagcttggattttagcTACTGAagcctaagtgatgctgattcagtataggcatacgtgggtgccgccacatttgctatcatgaatcctctggttgcctctacttaacaacgaaaatttgtatgttataacttgtagccatcactgaaagcattttgcatgaaaataagcttgaattgaatgctagctggcctattgtttaacagtcagatgccatgatggaagtgactgttagagtccatcatgtagcccataatgaacccctgtttgcccttaccttctctgctctcttgtcgagctgttatgcatacagttttacaagtcatgttctaacttcagctacttcattttacatgtaaaaagattttggctactttttactcaagcataggtgtgcttgagcactctttTGCTAGcattgctgcatgctttgtaaaaatagtttgtagcattgaatatgacaaagcatatcttagccactttttttcacacttagcagggatGGCCAgcggggcctgtagagatggctcgaagcggttgcaatattttgttgcatacatgttgggaggaatcatgcgactagtgagttacgtatatgtgtggcagtaaacattgctactttggaaaaggtgccggtctgccatacaatgtcagcgaagcttaacgaaccccacttggtctaaactaatttggagccctgcactacagtgtcctgaagccattattgttttctgccttgctgtgagaagcggatCTTGCAAGTtatctgcctgcttagaaccagtcaacttgttaagcttattcacttaactcataatcaactcagacattttttataactggaAGCTTAATGcttggatgcaccaaaagaagtgcatctcactggaagacagggcgtgctaggcactatagtgggcaatgcacagtacgcagaatctagtgtgggttttgtatgtgtgcaagtgtctgcaggtactctgcagtcaactgcaccagaggctcaggatgtgcatagcaagctatacctaaacaaaactcgtgcgctcaggcagctttggttttaatacattcagcaggaaaaataatctggcagcttttttttgcgcttctgttggggttttaccggtgccagagttcatcgcatcttgtttaggatttcctttcgaatcattaacattccacccttgtcattttgtatgtggcattcagctgaaaataaatttccgcagtcggctttttatgattttctgccacttttttggaagaaattaagaggaatggtcttctaaatagatgcagccagccatgcagggctttacagttctgcaccctgtgcgcataaaGTCTCAAaacatggattttgtcaccctgaaatatactcgcatcagatattttttttagtCGAACTACATCTTGTCtccttttgtgcccatctttatgggcatcttgtaatcattgctgtaattccttaatttctcttatttttgttttctgcagcagtagaatttccatatcaatttatttctctaggctaccaagtattagtatctctgagcctggtaatgaatcaaattaccggagatgctagagtgctgttgattgtctcagaaagcctgactgtgttggaaggactgtcatgctcaatatcagctgcaatgccaaaatatgacgaattcagattatgatgcaggcATACCCAACTGtattgtaaatatatgcagttagctatgaatacaaaagaaaaacacaacgcaataattcacactttcattcacacagcatgatgatgaacaggggcaagggaggagggacctcaaagtgtttttcggtgtcttcccccttgtccatgttgtactgtgtgaatgaaagtgtgaaatacttgctcatccagatactgatttcaagcaaattaatgcaagtgggctgctttatgtgagtagcattgatttactataaagcagaagtcaGTTGATTTACTGTAGAGGCATtgcgagtcgtattgaatgtgtactgtataattgcaccactgagctaaatttaatagcagtatttgctggttgtctttgcaccgtgattattatagtgtatttcacacaaattcgtgattttgttctgttgttcttcaggcattgtggctacacagctggagtcaagctgctatcagggaaattcAACCTATTCGACTTTGCCAGAAAAGACGCACGCTATGATGCTTggggcctccatcttgactatactgccaattttgtctaccaatgaagctaaggacgcttttgtgcaaatgtgagcattttttctttctttacgatacgtgcttgctcttcggcaagaacagaaatgatgtggttatgtgcatgctccagtgtacaatcatgtgaaaaaattatgacgctgcgagtgtgtgccatactatgcctaactgcgtgcaggtgccatctgatgaaatgctcgtgccatcaaggccggcgcagcgagattgatggatgttagtgcacctgactcgacatcaggagtgcttgctgttttacaccatttggcatgcattcgctgggatctcttaatttttctcacgatagtatgtccaaactcacagcatctcattcaagacattctacggtataccaaacacaccaaatcgaatggtacatcgaccacaccaggaaacaccaaacgaaaccacaccagagccggtattagacaaccgggtcacagcacagaaaaccagaccagaacacactaaagcacacctcactacgccacatcaggacccgtgtctgaaaatcctggtctggtcggaacaccagacacggtcacaccagaacccgtgtctaaaaaagccaatttggtgtaaacaccagaaacgggcgggtgttttttttcgactgggtatatggcatttctttcaattgtgcctatgaactactggcaacgtattgattcctttcaatataattttgatgcatagtgttttgttcagctgtaggttaatttgagccctctacatatggtgagtccacttcagattaagtcgggacttcgaaattgcctcatgttgcatttggatttgtagacctgaaagcttcattttgtacaagtgtatttgaaagagaatttgctgtatataatatctagcctactacaagaaattagcacaagcgttagccttgctgttcattgTGGCAGCTGACGGTTATGTTCTTACATCACTCATTTAGCTACAGACTACAGTTTTGccatggttcaaggtggccttaaagtaatggcttcactttttcccccttGTCCTATTGTTTGGGAAGTGTATGCCATTgagtcgtgcataaaaggaagttaatatgatgatgcaaagatgggcatttcgaagacaacagagaattctgttatcattaagctgagtcacaccactgtgatcataggtttcagagtcctctgtattatcctgttctacatccttctgattttttgttgacttgcacatggttcctcgAAGAGGGACTCTTATGAATGGTTCAATGTATGGTTTTCGTGGCATAGTTcactttgtataatctgtataatctatttcagatcaaaaagctagcactcattgggagtgagccagctgatgaggctacaaaacttattatgaagactagtgaagactcctgtggccctTATGTACACATTGAAGAGGCGGGGCGGAAAAGAAGCGTTTAAGAACCTACGGCTGTACAGCGCAATTTTTGGTGAGTACATGCGAATCTTCTGAAGGTTATAGacactttgtgaacacaccatctaatttcaggaaaaagctactttcaatctgtctggtgtggttttcagcacttccgttatcaattactgagtagccatccaaatataaaggactataggtaccaaatttttgcttgtgcgtttttttctttcaaaccatgcgttagacattctatacatgtacgaccacgaaataatttattatttaattgcatagtggtggttcaaaagtgccaacacacacggaccaagagacgagacacacaaatcagcactgatcttacaactgattttttttattaggaagaagcacgtcatatatatacacacggaaaaacagcgcacatgtgcgatgtcaacaagactcctagtgctagtaaaaggcaaaaaccgctttaaaagcgtgtgtgtatctgcagaaccgctacccactatgtagcatattgacttctcgaagcgataatatAACAGATGAtgtactcacgcacccattactttttctgataatatgaaacgcctcagctacttctctagtgggctggtcagaatgagcgaacaagacatcagtatcggtgctagaaattttctttagtgctaagatgcACAAGCTTAAAGTGCGTTTCCGGGCAAGCgtatctgagcacaattcttggcagttgtttgtgtctatctatcttcgcaaacatttgtcgtcacttcgcgtaaaggatccgtttctcgtacctacAGTGGACTCCTCTTAAACGGAACTTGAAGGGGATTCAAAGTGTTCCATTTATCAGAAGTTTCATTTAAGCAAAGCACATATATTTCATGTAGAAATATTTATTTACACTGCACCAGCCCTTACTGACCTGggcgtgaagaaaaaaaggaatcagATTGTGGTCTGTTTTACATTCTTCAGTtgctttttaacaaagtaactgTGCATATTTGAAAGGCTTTGCGAAAATTCTGCGCTCCCTTCACGTTCAAAGTACTGTAGCAAAAGCGCAACTGCATTCCTAGCTGCGCTGTCTGGCACCGCACTGGGCACAGGGTCCTCGCACTCATCACTGGAGGAAGAGTGGTCCTCGGCTTGCACTTCTGCAATAATTTCTTCAATGCTTTCCTCGCGACAGGTGCATACATTTGCATCTATGTCCTCATAGTCTTGTCGTCAGAAAGGGGCAGAGGGCACTATTTGATTAAGTATAGTGTCTGCTTCTTCATCAGCAGTACCTGCCTCTTCATGGGCTATTGGATCGTGTGCTTCGAAGCCTGCATGGTGGAAGCACTTCTGCACtgttgttgcctgaacttgttccCAGGCACGGGCCAATATGTGGATAGCAGACAGCAAGTCAATGACATAATCCTTTCCACTGTCAGCACAAAGCAGCATGCGGTGAAGCAGTTGGCGGCGGTAGTGAACCTTGACGTTCTGGATGAATCCTTGGCCCATTGGTTGGATGACAGCAGTTGCATTGGCAGGGAGGAATTCAAGGCTGATGGACTTCAGCCCTCCGTCCTGGCCACGGGCAGGGCAATTATCTACGATGAAGACAACTTTCCTGCCCTGTCTCGTAAACCTTGCGTCCTCCTCCCGCAGCCAATTTTCGAAAATTGCTGTTGTCATCCACGCTCTCCCATTTGCAGTGTAGGCCATAGGTAGATTTCAAATGCCCTTGAAGCAACGTGGGTGTCTCGATTTTCCTACCACCAGCAGCTTTAAGTTTTCATCGCCTGCCATATTAGCGCCCACCAGCACGGTAATGCGCTCTTTGTTGCGCTTCCCACCTGTACAGGCTTCGCCTCTGTAGGCGA comes from the Amblyomma americanum isolate KBUSLIRL-KWMA chromosome 1, ASM5285725v1, whole genome shotgun sequence genome and includes:
- the LOC144116130 gene encoding uncharacterized protein LOC144116130 isoform X3, with translation MEPFHTTRSASTVATAKQEKKAVTGMRRVLVSTTRSTSTIAAAKQEKKAVTGIRRVFVSSIINRTMAATCSWFSGHGKSKKTGASEFKVEKAMYDTVKGIPIYAVFHKRTAIPIWSTEAVVLCSSSGKCSGGDSGRHCGYTAGVKLLSGKFNLFDFARKDARYDAWGLHLDYTANFVYQ
- the LOC144116130 gene encoding uncharacterized protein LOC144116130 isoform X2, with product MSPLSRFGAVLVCACSAYIAEHNIINRTMAATCSWFSGHGKSKKTGASEFKVEKAMYDTVKGIPIYAVFHKRTAIPIWSTEAVVLCSSSGKCSGGDSGRQGKGIVATQLESSCYQGNSTYSTLPEKTHAMMLGASILTILPILSTNEAKDAFVQIAESQQPPWKATTEWLRSCWGRETGMVVEKFG